A stretch of bacterium DNA encodes these proteins:
- a CDS encoding TlpA family protein disulfide reductase — protein sequence MKKFVILIAVFISIAGQAAAQDLTSVDLYLRDIDGEEHSFQDYLADVRDTGDKGAVIISFWAMWCEPCKQEMKALRTVYEKYKDQNLHYLAINLDNPRSLAKVKAYVKAQKLPYDFWLDPNSEVFKKLNGQSMPYSLIVDQDGKLHAKRTGYIAGDENEIAEDVKKILE from the coding sequence ATGAAAAAGTTTGTCATACTGATTGCTGTATTCATCAGTATCGCCGGGCAGGCAGCTGCCCAGGATCTCACAAGTGTCGATCTCTACCTCCGTGACATTGACGGGGAAGAGCACTCCTTCCAGGATTACCTGGCCGACGTACGCGACACGGGCGACAAGGGGGCGGTTATCATCAGCTTCTGGGCCATGTGGTGTGAGCCCTGCAAGCAGGAGATGAAAGCGCTGCGGACCGTGTATGAAAAGTACAAGGACCAGAATCTGCATTACCTTGCGATCAACCTGGACAACCCCAGGAGCCTCGCGAAGGTCAAGGCGTATGTCAAGGCCCAGAAGCTGCCGTATGATTTCTGGCTCGATCCGAACAGCGAAGTGTTCAAGAAGCTGAACGGACAGAGCATGCCGTATTCCCTTATTGTGGATCAGGACGGGAAGCTGCATGCCAAGCGCACCGGCTATATCGCCGGAGACGAGAATGAAATCGCGGAAGACGTTAAAAAAATTCTGGAGTGA